A single region of the Marinobacter salinus genome encodes:
- a CDS encoding adenosylmethionine--8-amino-7-oxononanoate transaminase, whose translation MRNADLVARGLKSVWHPCTQMKDHEKTLPLVPIRRGEGVWLEDFENNRFIDAVSSWWVNLFGHANPRINAAIQEQIGQLEHVILAGFTHEPVVNLSERLIEVTPEGLNKCFYADNGSSAIEAALKMSFHYWKNQGKPGKKNFVNLSNSYHGETLGALALGDVALYKDTYQPLLMEVLTAPSPDAFNKEAGETDEDYALRQFEAMERLLAEKHDEICAVVVEPLIQCAGGMRMHHPIYHTKLREACDRYGVHLIADEIAVGFGRTGTLFACEQSGITPDFMCLSKGLTAGYLPLSVVLTTNTVYNAFYDDYDTLKAFLHSHSYTGNPIGCAVALATLDIFRDDNVIENNRRLSACMADSVAHLADHPNVGDIRQHGMTLAVEMVKDKASKTPFPWQERRGIRVYQHSLTRQALLRPLGNVVYFMPPYVITEDQIRHLGQVATEGIEIAVRD comes from the coding sequence ATGCGCAATGCCGATCTCGTCGCCCGCGGCCTGAAATCCGTATGGCACCCCTGCACCCAGATGAAAGACCACGAAAAGACCCTGCCACTGGTCCCCATCAGGCGAGGCGAAGGTGTTTGGCTGGAGGATTTCGAGAACAACCGGTTTATCGACGCCGTCAGTTCCTGGTGGGTTAACCTGTTCGGTCACGCCAACCCGAGAATCAATGCGGCCATCCAGGAACAGATAGGGCAGCTGGAGCATGTCATCCTCGCCGGGTTTACTCACGAGCCGGTGGTCAATCTGTCCGAGCGACTCATTGAGGTTACCCCTGAGGGCCTGAACAAGTGCTTTTACGCGGATAACGGCTCCTCTGCCATCGAAGCGGCGCTCAAAATGAGCTTCCACTACTGGAAGAACCAGGGCAAACCGGGCAAGAAAAACTTCGTGAATCTGAGCAACAGCTACCACGGGGAAACCCTTGGAGCACTGGCGCTGGGCGATGTGGCGCTCTACAAGGACACCTATCAGCCTTTGCTGATGGAAGTGCTGACTGCACCGTCGCCAGATGCCTTCAACAAAGAAGCCGGAGAAACCGACGAGGATTATGCCCTGCGCCAGTTCGAGGCCATGGAAAGACTCTTGGCGGAAAAACACGACGAAATCTGCGCAGTTGTCGTGGAACCCCTGATCCAGTGTGCCGGCGGCATGCGCATGCACCACCCGATCTACCACACCAAACTGAGAGAAGCTTGCGACCGCTACGGCGTGCACCTGATCGCAGACGAAATTGCCGTCGGCTTTGGCCGGACCGGCACCCTGTTTGCCTGCGAACAGTCCGGTATCACCCCGGATTTCATGTGCTTGTCCAAAGGCCTGACAGCGGGTTACCTGCCGCTGTCCGTCGTTCTGACCACAAACACTGTCTACAATGCCTTTTATGACGACTATGACACCCTGAAAGCCTTCCTGCACAGCCACAGCTACACCGGAAACCCCATCGGCTGCGCGGTTGCTCTGGCGACCCTGGACATTTTCCGGGACGACAATGTCATTGAAAACAACCGCCGGCTTTCCGCCTGCATGGCCGACTCCGTCGCCCATCTGGCGGACCACCCCAACGTTGGGGATATCCGCCAGCACGGCATGACCCTTGCCGTGGAAATGGTCAAGGACAAGGCGTCCAAAACGCCCTTTCCCTGGCAGGAACGCCGGGGGATTCGGGTTTACCAGCATTCCCTGACACGTCAGGCCTTGCTTCGCCCCCTGGGTAATGTGGTTTACTTCATGCCGCCTTACGTCATCACCGAAGACCAGATCCGTCACCTGGGACAGGTAGCGACCGAAGGCATCGAAATCGCCGTTCGGGACTGA
- a CDS encoding YihY/virulence factor BrkB family protein, which yields MASFQFKERLQAAESWILANPNPPQNWPWTWLYKVGRSAYALVRDVLSGQLTLHAMSLVYTTLLSIVPLLALSFSVLKALGVHQRMEPFLFQFFEPMGPQGVELAEKILGFVDNMKVGVLGSVGLALLVYTVISLLQKIERSFNMIWRVPDMRSVGQRFSNYLSVIMVGPLLMVSAIGVSATIFSSSIVQTLIAIEPLGSLILVISRFMPFFLVVGAFTFVYIFMPNTRVKLRYAFIGGLVAGVSWQAGGMLFASFVAGSAKYAAIYSSFAIGIILLIWIYLNWMILLLGASLAFYLQNPGSVAKRRDVQLAPELQEKVALALMWLVSKPFSEGRLAPQQEAVEQELRVPGEVSRGVSDKLIRAGILSLAGRQGDQLVPGRSLELITVGDVLKVVRYDEDRVVDRLPKIGPMDPMEDSRGQEHISFAELLRTGGSVESGKRPAEVKAVPASET from the coding sequence GTGGCTTCTTTTCAATTCAAAGAACGGCTTCAGGCAGCTGAAAGCTGGATTCTTGCAAACCCCAACCCGCCTCAGAACTGGCCATGGACGTGGCTCTACAAGGTCGGCCGTTCGGCGTACGCCCTGGTGAGGGATGTGCTCAGCGGGCAGCTGACTCTCCATGCCATGAGTCTGGTTTACACCACCTTACTGAGCATCGTGCCTTTGTTGGCCCTGAGTTTCTCCGTGTTGAAGGCGTTGGGCGTGCATCAGCGAATGGAGCCCTTTCTGTTCCAGTTCTTTGAGCCCATGGGCCCCCAGGGGGTGGAACTGGCCGAGAAAATTCTGGGCTTTGTGGACAACATGAAAGTGGGGGTTCTCGGCTCGGTCGGACTCGCGTTGCTGGTATACACCGTTATTTCTTTGCTTCAGAAGATAGAGCGGTCATTCAATATGATCTGGCGGGTGCCGGATATGCGCTCGGTTGGGCAGCGCTTCAGCAACTATCTGAGTGTCATCATGGTGGGTCCGTTGCTCATGGTGTCCGCCATAGGTGTCAGCGCAACTATCTTCTCCTCTTCGATCGTCCAGACATTGATCGCGATAGAGCCACTTGGCTCCCTCATTCTGGTTATCAGCCGGTTTATGCCGTTCTTCCTTGTCGTCGGTGCCTTCACCTTCGTCTATATCTTCATGCCCAATACTCGGGTGAAGCTTCGCTACGCGTTCATCGGTGGACTGGTTGCGGGCGTCTCCTGGCAGGCCGGAGGCATGCTGTTCGCGTCATTTGTAGCCGGCTCCGCAAAGTACGCCGCGATATACTCGAGCTTTGCCATCGGGATCATTCTTCTGATCTGGATATATCTGAACTGGATGATTCTCCTGCTCGGTGCAAGCCTTGCGTTCTATTTGCAGAACCCCGGTTCCGTCGCCAAGCGCCGTGACGTTCAACTGGCTCCTGAATTACAGGAAAAAGTGGCGCTGGCATTGATGTGGCTGGTCTCCAAGCCCTTCAGTGAAGGCCGGCTGGCTCCGCAGCAGGAAGCGGTGGAGCAGGAATTGCGGGTACCGGGTGAGGTCAGTCGCGGTGTCAGCGACAAGCTTATTCGTGCCGGTATTCTTTCCCTGGCGGGGCGCCAGGGTGACCAGCTTGTTCCGGGGCGTTCTCTTGAACTGATCACCGTGGGTGATGTCCTGAAAGTGGTTCGTTACGATGAAGATCGCGTGGTCGACCGACTGCCCAAAATAGGGCCGATGGATCCGATGGAGGACTCCCGGGGGCAGGAGCACATATCATTCGCGGAACTGCTGAGAACCGGCGGGTCGGTTGAAAGCGGCAAACGGCCTGCGGAAGTAAAAGCGGTACCGGCTTCCGAAACCTGA
- a CDS encoding DUF445 domain-containing protein → MTSLFTTPEFWQYLSIPVIAALIGWITNWLAIKMTFYPLEFVGKPPLLGWQGIIPSKARKMAAISVDATISKIGTVREIFQQIDPKVLATHIVHSVDPRIEEYVDEMMLREHPTFWENLPASARNMVYDRVRKSTPQLVDNLVEDVSANIEDLLDIKGMVIERLASDKQLLNRIFLECGEVEFRFIVNSGMYFGFLFGLVQMAVWYFYQSWWVLPFFGLLVGWATNWIALNVIFRPLHAKKVGPFSIQGLFLKRQPAVAESFCHIVTHEILTVGNIINAILDGPKGDRARNMVKKHIKPLVDETAGMGKALTQMAFGPTGFATLKHQVGEKAIEISQTSFNNPVFEQDRARAVESIMVERMIALSSEEFQDLLRPCFQEDEIKLILVGAFLGFAAGVGQLVFVFGQSII, encoded by the coding sequence ATGACAAGTTTGTTCACCACCCCTGAATTCTGGCAGTACCTCAGCATTCCTGTCATTGCTGCTCTGATTGGCTGGATCACCAACTGGCTTGCCATCAAAATGACCTTCTACCCGCTGGAATTCGTTGGCAAACCGCCGCTTTTGGGCTGGCAGGGCATCATTCCCTCGAAAGCCCGAAAAATGGCGGCCATCAGCGTAGACGCCACCATTTCCAAAATCGGCACTGTGCGTGAAATCTTTCAACAGATTGATCCTAAAGTCCTGGCGACCCACATTGTTCATTCCGTGGACCCCCGCATCGAAGAGTATGTCGATGAAATGATGCTGAGGGAGCACCCGACCTTCTGGGAAAACCTGCCGGCCTCGGCCAGAAACATGGTGTATGACCGGGTCAGAAAGTCCACTCCACAACTGGTGGACAACCTGGTGGAGGATGTTTCCGCAAACATCGAGGACCTGCTCGACATCAAGGGCATGGTTATTGAGCGGCTCGCCAGCGACAAACAGCTGCTCAACCGCATATTCCTGGAATGTGGCGAGGTGGAATTCCGCTTTATCGTCAATTCCGGCATGTACTTCGGGTTTCTTTTCGGCCTGGTCCAGATGGCGGTCTGGTACTTCTACCAGAGCTGGTGGGTACTGCCCTTCTTCGGACTGCTGGTGGGGTGGGCCACCAACTGGATTGCCCTGAACGTCATCTTCCGCCCACTGCATGCAAAGAAAGTGGGCCCCTTCAGCATTCAGGGGCTGTTTCTGAAGCGACAACCCGCCGTCGCCGAATCCTTCTGCCACATTGTCACTCACGAAATTCTGACCGTGGGCAACATCATCAACGCCATCCTTGATGGCCCCAAAGGTGACAGAGCCCGGAACATGGTCAAAAAACATATCAAGCCACTGGTGGATGAGACCGCCGGCATGGGCAAAGCGCTCACTCAAATGGCGTTTGGTCCGACTGGCTTTGCCACCCTGAAACACCAGGTGGGCGAGAAAGCGATAGAAATATCCCAAACTTCCTTTAACAATCCAGTTTTCGAACAAGACCGGGCGCGGGCAGTCGAATCCATTATGGTGGAACGAATGATCGCCCTGTCCTCGGAAGAATTTCAGGATCTGTTACGCCCCTGCTTCCAGGAGGACGAAATCAAACTGATTCTGGTGGGTGCTTTTCTGGGTTTTGCAGCCGGGGTCGGCCAGCTGGTGTTTGTATTCGGCCAGTCGATTATCTGA
- a CDS encoding discoidin domain-containing protein, whose translation MIRTTALVLVILLQVARTAEAMPPQAFVKAGENGQAVLMSRLNECYALTPAHVIGDGFFATLVGGSSARPRGEADLLQRFGYDLAVLRVTGAITDNCDFDLGGSFSLDRVLSTAANGQIVSVNSDGSLSRREVRVSDVGLLYLRVSPVGPENQLFKGLSGSLLALDDAPAGILMSVDPQTAEGKVLRFDRAVETVRPFFGMKTTSQGAESASLESEVANEGNLAEIVERWSSPAVSAEYRVSNLVDGVDAGTVWLAEPEGFPIEVVVDLKGDRVHPIDRVVLVGEGVTPLERLPRDFELLVSTREDGGWMPVFSGTYFTSDNSKLVVFAPVRARKIMLRIYSHWGDSMGVGLSDFVVRPE comes from the coding sequence GTGATTAGAACGACAGCTCTGGTCCTCGTCATTCTGTTGCAGGTTGCTCGCACGGCAGAGGCGATGCCGCCTCAGGCCTTTGTGAAAGCCGGTGAGAACGGACAGGCGGTGCTGATGAGCCGCCTGAATGAATGTTACGCCTTGACCCCCGCGCACGTGATCGGCGATGGCTTTTTCGCCACCCTGGTTGGTGGCAGCAGTGCCCGCCCCAGAGGAGAAGCAGATCTGCTGCAACGCTTTGGGTACGATCTAGCGGTATTGCGTGTGACCGGCGCCATAACGGATAACTGTGACTTCGATCTGGGCGGTTCGTTCTCCTTGGATCGGGTACTGTCGACGGCGGCAAACGGCCAGATTGTATCAGTGAATTCCGACGGCAGTCTGAGCCGGAGAGAGGTTCGGGTTTCGGATGTGGGTCTTCTGTACCTGAGAGTCAGCCCGGTCGGCCCTGAAAATCAACTGTTCAAAGGGCTCAGTGGTAGCCTGCTTGCTCTGGATGACGCGCCAGCGGGAATTTTGATGTCGGTTGATCCGCAGACTGCTGAAGGCAAGGTGCTGAGGTTTGATCGCGCCGTAGAAACCGTCCGGCCATTTTTCGGCATGAAAACGACTAGCCAGGGGGCGGAGTCCGCGTCACTGGAGTCAGAGGTAGCTAACGAGGGTAATCTGGCCGAAATCGTTGAGCGTTGGTCAAGCCCGGCAGTGTCTGCCGAATATCGGGTGTCTAATCTGGTTGACGGTGTTGACGCAGGCACTGTCTGGCTGGCCGAACCCGAAGGGTTTCCGATTGAGGTGGTTGTTGATCTGAAAGGAGATCGGGTTCATCCGATTGATCGGGTGGTTCTGGTTGGTGAGGGCGTCACGCCATTGGAGCGGCTGCCCCGCGATTTCGAACTGCTGGTCAGCACCAGAGAGGATGGCGGCTGGATGCCGGTTTTCAGTGGAACCTATTTCACCTCCGACAACTCAAAGTTAGTTGTCTTTGCGCCCGTTCGCGCCCGCAAGATTATGCTGCGCATTTATTCCCACTGGGGCGATTCCATGGGGGTGGGCCTTTCTGATTTCGTCGTGCGTCCCGAGTAA
- a CDS encoding HDOD domain-containing protein gives MPGFISWISGFFSSAHPVTPAPEARLFNPSKDPPVNDATDDVPELAQELENHLFSWLLDASPSALKSGLSSAGPVLEELAHRLSADELQELPRQPLSLPMLMKALSDESTDRQRMTEIILADPALTDQLLQVANSPYFRPGDHAIESVDHAVFILGVDGIRNVISATVMRPMMAARNSREALFAQRVWRWGLTCARAAELIAKMNRADTSAHFMVGLLPALSYITIRRELQRICRENGGASEPDPALVRHALARFHWATCQLLANEWHLPPKYNALLMAAERPAPGQQHTPLSDGMVIGTREVLRHAHQRNLAEEDLPKVVRLSPDQINRVRGSLKAMLK, from the coding sequence ATGCCAGGTTTTATCTCCTGGATTTCAGGATTTTTCTCTTCCGCACACCCGGTGACACCGGCACCGGAAGCCAGACTCTTCAATCCTTCAAAAGATCCCCCTGTAAACGACGCAACGGACGATGTGCCCGAACTCGCCCAGGAGTTGGAGAATCATCTTTTTTCCTGGCTGCTGGATGCCTCACCGTCAGCACTAAAGTCAGGCCTCTCGTCTGCCGGGCCAGTGCTTGAGGAATTGGCTCACAGACTGAGCGCTGACGAGCTGCAGGAATTGCCGAGACAGCCCCTCAGCCTGCCTATGCTGATGAAGGCCCTGTCCGACGAATCCACAGACCGACAGCGAATGACGGAAATTATTCTGGCGGATCCGGCACTTACCGACCAGTTGTTGCAGGTTGCCAATAGCCCCTATTTCCGGCCGGGAGACCACGCCATCGAGTCCGTTGATCACGCGGTATTTATTCTCGGTGTCGACGGGATACGCAATGTCATTTCCGCCACAGTCATGCGCCCTATGATGGCGGCACGAAACAGCCGGGAAGCACTGTTCGCCCAACGGGTCTGGCGCTGGGGACTGACCTGCGCCCGTGCCGCCGAACTGATCGCCAAAATGAATAGAGCCGATACCAGTGCCCATTTCATGGTGGGACTGCTGCCGGCACTGTCTTACATTACGATACGGCGGGAATTGCAGAGAATATGCCGGGAAAATGGTGGCGCAAGCGAGCCGGATCCGGCGCTCGTCCGGCACGCCCTGGCGCGTTTCCATTGGGCCACGTGCCAACTGCTAGCCAACGAATGGCACCTGCCGCCAAAATATAATGCCTTACTGATGGCCGCCGAGCGCCCGGCTCCGGGTCAGCAGCATACGCCCCTGAGCGACGGGATGGTTATCGGGACCCGAGAGGTACTCCGGCACGCTCACCAGCGCAACCTGGCCGAAGAGGACCTCCCCAAAGTGGTGCGGCTATCTCCGGATCAGATCAACCGTGTGCGTGGCTCGCTCAAGGCCATGCTGAAATAA
- a CDS encoding 16S rRNA (uracil(1498)-N(3))-methyltransferase, producing MRIPRIYTDSPLGEGLTTELDENAAQHVGRVLRMQPGQELRLFNGDGQDYPATITTAGKKLVEVMVGQPEPNLTESPLEIVLGQTLSKGDRMDYAVQKAVEMGVTRIIPLTTERCDIKLKGDREDKRLRHWQSVAVSAAEQCGRAKVPEILPVMTVAQWLEHSRDCDARLVLHHRTEQSLKTIATPGRVALMIGPEGGLTADEITMAEREGFLPVALGPRVLRTETAPVAAMALCQWLWGDLGETT from the coding sequence ATGCGCATCCCCAGAATTTACACGGACTCGCCACTGGGCGAAGGACTGACAACCGAGCTGGACGAAAATGCCGCCCAGCACGTCGGGCGGGTACTGCGCATGCAGCCAGGACAGGAGCTGCGGCTGTTCAACGGTGATGGCCAGGACTATCCCGCCACCATAACCACGGCTGGCAAGAAGCTAGTGGAGGTGATGGTAGGGCAGCCCGAGCCCAACCTGACCGAATCGCCTCTGGAAATAGTCCTTGGCCAGACCCTGTCCAAAGGCGATCGCATGGATTACGCCGTTCAGAAAGCGGTCGAGATGGGTGTCACCCGCATCATCCCCCTCACGACTGAACGCTGCGACATAAAGCTCAAAGGCGACCGGGAAGACAAGCGCCTGCGCCACTGGCAGTCAGTGGCAGTGAGCGCTGCAGAGCAGTGCGGCCGGGCGAAGGTGCCTGAAATTCTGCCGGTGATGACCGTGGCGCAATGGCTGGAACACAGCCGCGATTGCGACGCGCGACTGGTGCTGCACCACCGTACAGAACAGTCCCTGAAAACCATAGCTACGCCGGGTCGCGTTGCCCTGATGATCGGGCCAGAAGGCGGCCTGACGGCCGATGAGATTACCATGGCGGAGAGAGAAGGCTTCCTGCCCGTAGCTCTGGGCCCCCGGGTTCTCAGAACCGAAACCGCACCTGTCGCGGCCATGGCGCTATGCCAGTGGCTGTGGGGCGATCTTGGAGAAACGACCTGA